Proteins encoded together in one Marispirochaeta sp. window:
- a CDS encoding efflux RND transporter periplasmic adaptor subunit, with the protein MKKLTAIIIVLLLIVLGAGIFLLIPESSKPSEPGSMRLEDQISAVSVRATTAAEETLRDYIRLSGDIEAESSIQVYPDVAGTLSALRVKVGDFVQARETVAEVDPSRPGASYSISPVEAPIRGTVSEILVDPGDTVSTSVPILKIGDLNSLIIRTRVSERYVNLVRLGQTAYIETEANPGVRLKARVSEVYPVLDPASRSMKISLTFSGNSGNPAGIKAGMLADITLVTREIMNAVTVPTPSVINRNGESFVFIIEDSMAQKRLVTTGLSIEGRTEITEGLEAGDILVSSGMNLLSDGSTVRIIGDMGEDNA; encoded by the coding sequence ATGAAGAAATTAACCGCAATCATTATTGTACTGTTACTGATTGTCCTGGGAGCAGGAATCTTTTTACTGATCCCGGAAAGCAGCAAGCCTTCCGAACCTGGAAGCATGCGGCTGGAAGACCAGATCTCTGCGGTTTCCGTACGGGCAACGACGGCTGCCGAAGAAACCTTGAGAGACTATATCCGTCTTTCAGGGGATATCGAAGCCGAGTCCTCCATACAGGTCTATCCCGATGTGGCCGGAACTCTCAGTGCCCTGCGGGTCAAGGTAGGAGACTTTGTGCAGGCAAGGGAGACCGTAGCCGAGGTTGATCCCAGCCGCCCCGGCGCCTCATACAGCATAAGCCCCGTTGAGGCCCCAATCAGGGGTACAGTTTCCGAGATCCTTGTCGACCCGGGAGACACGGTTTCCACCAGCGTTCCCATCCTGAAAATCGGCGATTTGAACAGCCTGATTATCCGCACCCGGGTATCGGAGCGATATGTAAACCTGGTACGCCTTGGGCAGACCGCATATATTGAAACCGAGGCAAATCCGGGGGTCAGACTCAAGGCCCGGGTCAGCGAGGTCTATCCTGTTCTGGACCCGGCATCCCGCAGCATGAAGATCAGCCTCACTTTTTCTGGGAACTCCGGGAATCCCGCAGGAATAAAGGCGGGCATGCTGGCGGATATTACCCTGGTTACCCGGGAAATCATGAACGCCGTAACAGTACCGACACCGTCCGTCATCAACCGCAATGGAGAGAGCTTTGTGTTCATCATTGAAGACTCAATGGCGCAGAAACGTCTGGTGACGACAGGCCTTTCAATCGAGGGCAGGACGGAGATTACAGAAGGGCTTGAAGCAGGGGATATCCTTGTATCATCCGGCATGAATCTGCTCAGCGACGGCAGTACGGTCCGGATAATCGGCGACATGGGAGAAGACAATGCTTAA
- a CDS encoding efflux RND transporter permease subunit: MLKTLIHRPLTVLTVFVLLTLLGLFMVNTLPVDLFPDTDLPVIYILTTYDGAGPEEVESELTDPLEDQFYTLESLESITSTSSEGSSAILLEFAYGTDLEEIKNDMRDKIDRIKNALPDGADEPIMMEFDPNEMPILTVSLQGDLNIEELYTLAEDLVQPGLEQVPDVSNVDISGGRDRIVAVTVSARRLDALGLDVSTIGNALASQNLSMGAGSATASGMEYQIRTSGKINNLEAIRNTLITRISSGGEVHKLHVRDVADVDYANEEESSRVYQDGLPAVELQAYKKTGANTIQVADNLKEALGSLTGQLPAGVRAFVVSDESTVISDSLNSVLNSALTGVLAAVVILMIFLRQLKSTLIIAITIPVSILITVMGMSLGGLTFNLVALTGLTLGVGMIVDNSIVIIENIFSHREKGERLTAAGLFGTKEMINAITASTLTTISVFLPIVLFKDDLGFLGNIFGSMGFTVIVALLSSLFVAILLVPVLATHYLEIHVRGERPVRNPLLRLIDGGIEATLTWISRGYHHVLNTALRHKLLTVLSFTLILAVALLQIPKLGLSLQPEGMSETIQVNMKLPLGSSLDTTEEVLDRFQAMTEEKIGDAFTSIGMTVGARSNSYQGSLTILLPDLQDRTLDTDEIRQRLRSLFPLFPEASFSFGGRMGPMASGDLNIQVRGDNLITLMDYAENARELIAVEVPELTEISLDMEEGLPQWDIIINREKLFDLGLDVSSATKEMYRKIHGYTATTFTDFDDESYDVIVRLSEKDRQSIRDLENVFVLNTAGDKIPVSSFAVIQDNSGPTKIPHTEKKRTITISGDLVPGAQPNFVEAQVRDLLEQQLPPDPGIEVHYKGEMEDISETGGVLLKILAIAVLLVFGVMVSQFESLRAPFIIILAMPMLSIGVIGIFLIMGLNFDMIALIGVVMLAGMVVNNGIVLVDYIGLLRKRGSDLHTACLEGGVSRLRPILMTTLTTIATMVPLAFFAGEGGARMQGLALTVVGGLSVNTLITLVFVPVLYAIFFHNSASGKKEIQL; this comes from the coding sequence ATGCTTAAGACCCTTATACACCGCCCCCTTACGGTCCTGACCGTCTTTGTCCTGCTGACACTGCTGGGTCTGTTTATGGTAAATACCCTGCCGGTGGACCTTTTTCCTGATACCGACCTGCCGGTTATCTACATCCTGACTACCTATGACGGAGCAGGACCGGAAGAGGTGGAGAGCGAACTGACGGACCCCCTGGAGGACCAGTTCTACACCCTGGAGAGCCTGGAATCCATCACCTCCACTTCGTCGGAAGGGAGTTCCGCGATCCTCCTTGAATTTGCCTACGGAACAGACCTGGAAGAGATAAAAAACGATATGCGGGACAAGATCGACCGCATTAAAAACGCCCTGCCCGATGGCGCCGACGAACCGATCATGATGGAATTCGACCCCAACGAGATGCCTATACTTACAGTATCTCTCCAGGGGGATTTAAACATAGAAGAACTCTACACGCTGGCGGAAGACCTTGTGCAGCCGGGTCTTGAACAGGTTCCGGATGTGTCCAATGTGGACATCTCCGGCGGCCGGGACAGAATCGTGGCGGTGACGGTCTCCGCGCGGCGTCTTGATGCCCTGGGACTGGATGTCAGTACCATCGGAAACGCCCTGGCCAGCCAGAACCTGAGCATGGGAGCTGGTTCTGCAACTGCCAGCGGCATGGAGTATCAGATCCGCACCAGCGGAAAAATTAACAACCTGGAAGCAATCCGCAATACCTTGATAACACGGATCAGCTCAGGGGGCGAGGTCCACAAACTCCATGTGCGGGATGTGGCCGACGTTGATTACGCCAATGAAGAAGAGTCCAGCCGGGTATATCAGGATGGTCTGCCGGCGGTGGAACTTCAGGCCTACAAGAAGACCGGAGCGAATACCATCCAGGTTGCAGACAATCTCAAGGAAGCCCTTGGCAGTCTCACAGGGCAGCTTCCAGCCGGGGTACGGGCCTTTGTTGTTTCCGATGAATCCACGGTCATCAGTGATTCCCTGAACTCGGTTTTAAACTCCGCCCTTACAGGGGTCCTGGCGGCAGTGGTCATTTTGATGATCTTTCTGCGACAGCTAAAAAGCACCCTGATTATCGCCATAACCATTCCCGTATCGATCCTCATTACCGTTATGGGCATGAGTCTCGGGGGACTTACTTTTAACCTGGTGGCCCTGACAGGTCTGACTCTGGGAGTGGGAATGATCGTAGATAACTCCATTGTTATCATCGAGAACATCTTCTCCCATCGGGAAAAGGGCGAACGCCTGACTGCGGCAGGGCTCTTCGGTACAAAAGAGATGATAAACGCCATTACAGCCTCTACACTGACAACCATATCGGTCTTCCTGCCAATTGTACTTTTTAAAGACGATCTGGGATTCCTGGGGAACATCTTCGGCAGCATGGGATTTACGGTGATAGTAGCCCTGTTGTCATCCCTTTTTGTGGCAATTCTCCTTGTCCCGGTTCTGGCGACCCACTACCTGGAGATCCACGTCCGAGGAGAACGCCCGGTCCGGAATCCTCTGCTGCGCCTGATTGACGGAGGAATAGAAGCGACTTTGACCTGGATAAGCCGCGGCTACCACCATGTTCTGAACACCGCTTTGCGGCACAAACTGCTGACAGTCCTCTCTTTTACCCTGATCCTTGCCGTCGCGCTGCTGCAGATACCGAAGCTCGGACTCTCATTGCAGCCGGAAGGAATGTCAGAGACAATCCAGGTGAACATGAAGCTCCCCCTGGGCAGTTCCCTGGACACAACAGAAGAGGTCCTGGACCGTTTCCAGGCCATGACAGAGGAGAAAATCGGAGATGCTTTTACTTCCATCGGCATGACCGTCGGGGCCCGGTCAAACTCCTACCAGGGAAGTCTCACAATACTCTTGCCGGACCTTCAGGACAGGACCCTGGACACTGACGAGATCCGCCAGCGACTCAGAAGCCTCTTTCCTCTCTTTCCTGAAGCCTCCTTCTCCTTCGGCGGACGTATGGGCCCCATGGCTTCGGGAGACCTGAATATCCAGGTCCGGGGAGATAATCTTATAACTCTGATGGATTACGCCGAAAACGCGAGGGAACTGATCGCGGTGGAGGTTCCGGAACTGACGGAGATTTCCCTGGACATGGAAGAAGGTCTTCCCCAATGGGATATCATTATTAACCGGGAAAAACTCTTCGACCTGGGTCTGGATGTCAGCAGCGCGACCAAAGAGATGTACAGAAAAATCCACGGGTATACGGCGACCACCTTTACCGATTTTGACGATGAAAGCTACGATGTGATAGTCCGGCTCAGCGAAAAGGACAGGCAGAGTATCAGGGACCTGGAGAATGTATTTGTTCTCAATACCGCGGGAGACAAGATACCGGTATCCAGCTTCGCTGTAATCCAGGATAACTCCGGACCAACGAAAATTCCCCATACCGAAAAAAAACGGACCATCACCATCTCAGGCGACCTTGTGCCCGGAGCTCAGCCCAACTTTGTTGAAGCCCAGGTCCGGGACCTTCTGGAACAGCAGCTTCCTCCGGATCCGGGGATTGAAGTGCACTATAAAGGGGAGATGGAAGACATATCAGAAACCGGCGGTGTACTGCTGAAGATCCTTGCCATTGCGGTACTGCTGGTTTTCGGCGTCATGGTCAGCCAGTTTGAGTCCCTCCGGGCGCCTTTTATCATCATCCTTGCCATGCCCATGCTGTCTATCGGGGTTATCGGCATCTTTCTTATAATGGGTTTGAACTTTGACATGATCGCTCTGATCGGCGTCGTCATGCTCGCCGGAATGGTCGTCAATAATGGCATCGTACTGGTGGACTATATAGGGCTGCTTCGGAAACGAGGCTCAGATCTTCATACAGCCTGCCTGGAGGGAGGCGTCAGCCGTCTCAGACCGATTCTTATGACCACCCTGACCACCATCGCCACCATGGTACCCCTGGCCTTCTTTGCCGGAGAGGGGGGCGCACGCATGCAGGGCCTGGCCCTGACTGTTGTGGGAGGATTAAGTGTGAATACATTGATTACCCTTGTGTTCGTTCCCGTACTCTACGCCATCTTTTTCCATAATTCAGCATCAGGCAAAAAGGAGATACAGCTGTGA
- a CDS encoding PG0541 family transporter-associated protein, which translates to MNRLEIIMDQTIEDIFLENLGQELPGTPFTLIRNALGNGASGPRMGTPVWPEENSFFIIYTGAEETAVVSSILLEMRKCHPDNGIAAFISPQAEELFQTP; encoded by the coding sequence GTGAATCGACTTGAAATAATCATGGACCAGACCATAGAGGATATATTTCTGGAAAACCTTGGACAGGAACTGCCGGGAACGCCCTTTACCCTGATCCGGAACGCCCTTGGAAACGGGGCGTCCGGCCCCCGGATGGGGACTCCCGTATGGCCGGAGGAGAACTCCTTCTTTATTATTTATACCGGAGCGGAAGAAACCGCTGTAGTCAGTTCCATTCTGCTGGAGATGCGAAAGTGCCATCCAGACAACGGAATAGCAGCCTTTATCAGCCCCCAGGCAGAGGAACTTTTCCAAACACCGTGA
- a CDS encoding response regulator transcription factor, giving the protein MKARVLVIEDEPEINELISLYLNHEGIETLSCSTGEEGLAKISAGDVDLAVLDINLPGMDGYEVLQALRKKHNFPVIIVSARTDDADMILGFGYGADDFVTKPFSPKVLAARVRAHLRRKSVYSEKKMEISFGPYILDIDARSLRRISPDSNGFEQISLSPKETELLIDLARNRGKPRDSEELYRTVWGNEYGDIATVAVHIQRLRKKLEDDPSEPRFIITMKGIGYMLVGEEFS; this is encoded by the coding sequence ATGAAGGCCAGGGTGCTGGTTATTGAAGATGAACCGGAAATCAACGAGCTCATATCCCTCTACCTGAATCACGAAGGTATCGAAACCCTCTCCTGCAGCACGGGAGAAGAGGGCCTTGCGAAGATCTCCGCCGGGGATGTGGATCTGGCTGTGCTGGATATAAACCTTCCCGGCATGGACGGTTACGAGGTACTCCAGGCCCTGCGGAAAAAACATAACTTTCCGGTAATCATCGTCTCCGCCCGTACCGACGACGCGGACATGATCCTCGGTTTCGGTTACGGGGCTGATGATTTTGTCACAAAACCCTTCAGTCCAAAAGTCCTGGCAGCCCGGGTCCGGGCCCACCTGCGGAGAAAGTCGGTATACTCAGAGAAAAAGATGGAGATCTCCTTTGGGCCGTATATTCTTGATATCGATGCCAGAAGTCTCCGAAGAATAAGCCCTGACAGCAACGGGTTTGAACAGATCAGCCTCAGCCCGAAGGAGACGGAACTCCTTATCGACCTGGCCCGGAACCGTGGGAAACCCCGGGATTCGGAGGAACTGTACCGCACAGTATGGGGCAACGAATACGGAGATATCGCCACCGTGGCGGTGCATATTCAGCGTCTGCGGAAAAAACTTGAGGATGACCCTTCAGAGCCGCGTTTTATCATCACCATGAAGGGTATAGGCTATATGCTCGTTGGCGAGGAGTTTTCATGA
- a CDS encoding HAMP domain-containing sensor histidine kinase: MTLRSRFTLLFIFVAIVPFSLPIMGYLYFRLTIPESVVREITAAPPFVTRDLHKIIDGTISPEEIDRRILIVIHGDHTPSYINPGVQRFISKHNLSNPRRPGDELELLTALSEKESGDKHKTMIGNALFTYRNIPGLVFFRFAPENPLLYALGHPLTTLTVIFIVIILIPLLLSSRFLFPLRKSLAALETSAGRIQSGDLSGSVIVPLDPELKPVFEAFEKMRQQLKEDQEQQARFLMSVSHDLKTPLTSIRGFIEALQDGVIQGEEETSRGFDVIRRKTDLLEERISELIETTRINTDGWRRSFAPIPVKDFAREVFEPYAIEAEARGLDFSTRIEVSEDLRIQGNRRMLARAVENLVENAVRYAGKAAEILAGAEECSGMLRITVEDSGPGISEKDEPLLFEPFYRGDRGRNSRGIGLGLSSVRSIAEAHGGTVGLMKSSLGGAGIFFEIPLYKNPH, translated from the coding sequence ATGACCCTCCGCAGCCGTTTTACCCTTCTCTTTATTTTTGTCGCCATTGTCCCCTTTTCCCTGCCCATTATGGGTTACCTCTATTTTCGCCTCACCATTCCCGAATCGGTGGTACGGGAGATAACCGCCGCTCCCCCCTTCGTCACCAGGGACCTGCACAAGATCATTGACGGTACAATCTCACCGGAAGAAATCGACCGGCGTATCCTTATAGTAATCCACGGCGACCACACGCCGAGTTATATTAATCCCGGTGTACAGCGCTTTATAAGCAAGCATAATCTGTCAAACCCCCGGCGGCCGGGAGACGAACTGGAGCTGCTAACCGCCCTCAGCGAGAAAGAGAGCGGCGACAAGCACAAAACCATGATAGGCAACGCCCTGTTTACCTACCGGAACATTCCCGGGCTGGTGTTTTTCCGCTTTGCCCCGGAAAACCCTCTGCTTTACGCGCTGGGACACCCATTAACCACCCTGACGGTAATTTTTATCGTAATAATCCTGATCCCCCTTCTCCTCAGCAGCCGCTTTCTTTTTCCCCTGCGAAAATCCCTGGCAGCCCTGGAGACAAGCGCCGGAAGAATCCAGTCGGGAGACCTCTCGGGGAGCGTTATCGTCCCCCTTGACCCGGAACTCAAGCCCGTATTCGAGGCCTTTGAGAAGATGCGGCAGCAGTTAAAAGAAGACCAGGAACAGCAGGCCCGTTTTCTCATGTCCGTATCCCACGATTTAAAGACCCCCCTGACATCGATCCGGGGTTTTATTGAAGCCTTACAGGACGGGGTAATCCAGGGAGAGGAAGAGACCAGCAGAGGCTTTGATGTTATCCGCCGCAAGACCGACCTGCTGGAAGAAAGAATCAGTGAACTGATAGAAACAACCAGGATCAACACCGATGGCTGGCGCCGCAGTTTTGCACCCATTCCGGTAAAGGATTTCGCGCGGGAAGTCTTTGAACCCTATGCAATTGAAGCTGAAGCCCGGGGACTGGATTTTTCCACCCGGATAGAGGTCTCCGAGGATCTGAGGATACAGGGAAATCGCAGGATGCTTGCCAGGGCCGTGGAAAACCTGGTGGAGAACGCCGTCCGCTATGCCGGGAAAGCCGCAGAGATCCTGGCAGGGGCCGAAGAATGCAGCGGTATGCTGCGTATTACCGTGGAAGACTCCGGCCCCGGGATCAGTGAAAAGGATGAACCCCTGCTGTTTGAACCCTTTTACCGGGGTGACCGCGGAAGGAACAGCCGCGGCATAGGACTGGGTTTAAGCTCCGTCAGGAGCATTGCCGAAGCCCACGGCGGGACAGTCGGGCTCATGAAAAGCTCTTTGGGTGGTGCCGGAATATTTTTCGAAATACCATTGTATAAAAATCCTCACTAA
- a CDS encoding glucose 1-dehydrogenase has protein sequence MRLEYKTALITGAAQGIGKEIARTFTREGAFVYVADINEKLTGETVAEIQAAGGKAAAVKLNVTQEKDWVTLIEKIEKEGNTFDILVNNAGITKRQPFTELPVEEWDQIMAINTRGPFLGIKHVIPVMRRNGGGSIVNMSSICGLVGHKFSGESYIASKGAVTLMTKAVAVKYAKDQIRCNSVHPSTADTAIMRDLFKDPVKRQERIDEIPLGRMAKTTEIANAVLFLASDEASFITGVALPVDGGLTAY, from the coding sequence ATGCGTTTGGAGTATAAAACAGCCCTGATAACAGGAGCGGCCCAGGGAATCGGTAAAGAGATTGCCCGGACCTTCACCAGGGAAGGGGCTTTTGTCTATGTGGCGGATATTAATGAAAAACTGACCGGCGAAACTGTTGCCGAAATTCAGGCAGCAGGGGGCAAGGCCGCCGCGGTTAAACTGAATGTAACACAGGAAAAGGACTGGGTAACCCTGATCGAAAAAATTGAAAAAGAAGGTAACACATTCGACATCCTGGTTAATAATGCCGGCATAACCAAACGGCAGCCTTTTACTGAACTTCCCGTAGAAGAGTGGGACCAGATCATGGCGATCAATACCCGTGGGCCCTTTCTGGGGATCAAGCATGTAATTCCGGTAATGCGCCGGAACGGCGGCGGATCTATCGTCAATATGTCTTCAATCTGCGGACTTGTGGGCCACAAGTTTTCCGGGGAATCCTATATTGCCTCGAAAGGTGCAGTTACCCTGATGACCAAAGCCGTTGCAGTAAAGTACGCCAAAGACCAGATCCGCTGTAATTCAGTACATCCAAGCACGGCAGACACAGCCATTATGCGGGACCTTTTTAAAGATCCTGTTAAACGGCAGGAGAGAATAGACGAAATTCCCCTGGGGCGTATGGCCAAAACGACAGAAATTGCCAATGCGGTCCTCTTTCTGGCTTCCGACGAGGCCTCCTTTATAACCGGGGTTGCACTGCCTGTGGACGGCGGACTGACAGCCTACTGA
- a CDS encoding histidine kinase dimerization/phosphoacceptor domain -containing protein, with the protein MEKGNKPLLPFSRITKVYASSGRHIIVFAGFLLLTAAVFFSVYFEAKQYLYKQFYTDALRRTQVVRTLLNRPLVYMNTIRLFFSSSEEVTPQEFLRFTREWIDQGIFLLTGWIPSAESGDTRGGYSISSGLQVSENGSPPGSKEDFKRALDSGSSVMADPVFVDDEKSPLILVHMPVSPSEGVIYTQFDLNSLLYSTISRAPRIGLSFQIVEETDGKERVLYKYNDQADESQGAGMLVFFGRHLQSSTRFAFADKTWRVDVEATPEYIRNTASNMPLLVLISGIVISLLLSIYLYQRSVGKQAFLEKVNELDRFFTLTLDLFCITSLEGTLIRVNPQWEKTLGYTAGTLEGTNYLDLVHPEDIQSTLDIIKQLTKGDEANGFTNRYRCADGSYRWIEWRSTASENLIYAAARDITERQQWEKKLVDSLHEKEILMKEIHHRVKNNLQIVKSMLNLEKEKSGNPFIRRVLERNQNRITAIALIHEILYTSDSMTRIDFSRHIRELLSLYIQTQDGRNINYSLDMSPISLPLDIAMPCGLIINEIVTNSIQHALDHVQKPKITLNFFRVSASDEGCIEISDNGPGFTLPDSTDVPAGLGLQMITALTEQIHGSLEFSGTGGSFFRIRFPIPDSV; encoded by the coding sequence ATGGAAAAAGGTAACAAGCCCCTTCTTCCCTTTTCAAGAATCACAAAGGTTTACGCTTCCTCCGGACGGCATATTATTGTTTTTGCCGGTTTCCTGCTCCTGACTGCTGCTGTTTTTTTCAGCGTATACTTTGAAGCAAAGCAGTATTTATATAAGCAATTCTATACAGATGCGCTGCGCCGCACCCAGGTAGTGCGGACTCTCCTCAATCGCCCTCTTGTTTATATGAATACCATCCGCTTGTTCTTCTCATCCTCGGAAGAGGTAACACCTCAGGAGTTTCTCCGTTTTACCCGCGAATGGATAGACCAGGGTATATTCCTTCTTACTGGATGGATTCCTTCTGCGGAGAGCGGAGATACCCGTGGGGGGTATTCCATCTCGTCGGGATTACAGGTTTCGGAAAATGGCAGTCCTCCTGGAAGTAAAGAAGACTTTAAACGTGCCCTGGATTCGGGAAGCTCCGTCATGGCGGACCCTGTGTTCGTGGACGATGAAAAGAGTCCGCTCATTCTTGTGCATATGCCGGTTTCTCCGTCTGAAGGGGTAATCTATACCCAATTCGATCTGAACTCCCTTCTTTATTCAACGATCTCCAGGGCACCGCGTATCGGTCTCTCTTTTCAGATTGTTGAAGAAACTGATGGAAAAGAAAGAGTACTCTATAAGTACAATGATCAAGCCGATGAAAGCCAGGGCGCAGGGATGCTGGTCTTTTTCGGCAGACATCTGCAGAGCTCTACACGCTTCGCCTTTGCCGACAAAACATGGAGAGTAGACGTAGAAGCAACTCCCGAATACATTCGGAATACGGCATCGAATATGCCCCTTTTGGTTCTTATATCGGGGATCGTGATTTCCCTGTTGCTGTCGATTTACCTGTACCAGCGTTCAGTGGGGAAACAGGCTTTTCTGGAGAAAGTCAATGAGCTTGACCGCTTCTTTACCCTGACCCTGGACCTCTTCTGCATTACAAGCCTGGAAGGTACCCTCATCCGGGTAAATCCTCAATGGGAAAAGACCCTTGGATACACTGCGGGAACCCTGGAGGGGACAAATTATCTTGATCTTGTTCACCCTGAGGATATTCAGTCAACGCTGGATATTATTAAACAGCTTACAAAAGGAGACGAAGCCAACGGTTTTACTAACCGCTATCGATGCGCCGATGGCAGCTATCGCTGGATTGAATGGAGATCAACAGCCAGTGAAAATCTTATCTACGCCGCCGCCCGGGACATTACCGAACGGCAGCAGTGGGAAAAGAAACTGGTGGATTCCCTGCATGAGAAGGAGATCCTCATGAAGGAGATCCATCACCGGGTAAAAAACAATCTGCAAATTGTAAAAAGTATGCTGAATCTGGAAAAAGAAAAATCCGGAAACCCTTTTATTCGGCGTGTTCTGGAGCGGAACCAGAACAGAATAACAGCCATAGCCCTTATTCATGAAATACTGTACACCTCAGACAGTATGACCCGGATCGACTTCTCCAGACACATCAGGGAGCTTCTTTCTCTGTATATACAGACACAGGACGGCCGCAACATCAATTATTCGCTTGATATGTCCCCGATTTCCCTGCCCCTGGATATCGCCATGCCCTGCGGTCTTATAATCAACGAGATAGTTACTAACAGCATTCAGCACGCCCTTGACCACGTACAAAAACCGAAGATTACCCTGAACTTTTTCAGGGTCAGCGCATCCGATGAGGGATGCATAGAAATCTCCGACAACGGACCAGGCTTTACCCTGCCTGATTCTACTGATGTACCAGCCGGTTTGGGCCTGCAGATGATCACCGCCCTGACCGAGCAGATACACGGCAGCCTCGAGTTCTCGGGAACCGGGGGAAGCTTTTTTCGCATACGCTTCCCGATTCCGGATTCTGTATAA
- a CDS encoding metalloregulator ArsR/SmtB family transcription factor, translating into MQNKSELFSEDELNLANISKALSHPARVRILTLLAACDRCMTGKLVSDLPLAQATVSQHLKVLKSAGLILGEIDGPATCYCLDKDAINKAQRAFGMLLGGISCGSKNMEDNNEQQRD; encoded by the coding sequence ATGCAGAATAAAAGCGAGCTGTTCTCTGAAGATGAACTGAATCTGGCAAATATTTCAAAAGCCCTTTCCCACCCGGCACGGGTCCGGATACTCACTTTGCTTGCCGCCTGCGACCGCTGTATGACCGGCAAACTGGTAAGCGATCTGCCGCTGGCCCAGGCGACGGTTTCCCAGCATCTAAAAGTCCTGAAGAGTGCCGGGCTTATACTGGGAGAAATTGACGGACCTGCGACCTGTTACTGCCTGGACAAGGATGCAATCAATAAAGCCCAGCGAGCCTTCGGGATGCTTTTGGGAGGTATTAGCTGTGGAAGCAAAAATATGGAGGACAATAATGAACAGCAAAGAGATTAA
- the arsM gene encoding arsenite methyltransferase, with protein MNSKEIKDSVRERYTGIVKDSGTCCGSGCGCGCGCGCGTEEKTELFSMVSGDYAGAAGYETEADLGLGCGMPTRFADIQSGDTVVDLGSGAGNDAFLALAETGPQGRVIGVDMTPAMVDKANELAGKRGIRNVEFILGEIEAIPLSDETAHWVLSNCVLNLVPDKTQAFAEIRRILKVGGRFSISDIVVEGLLPEEIQRSAELYAGCIAGAFPKNEYLEIIKKTGFADIHIKAERVIEIPDEVLLSNADMETLRAFKKSESRLLSITVNALRKE; from the coding sequence ATGAACAGCAAAGAGATTAAAGACAGTGTGCGTGAACGTTACACCGGGATTGTTAAAGATTCAGGGACCTGTTGCGGTTCCGGCTGCGGCTGCGGCTGCGGCTGCGGCTGCGGCACTGAAGAGAAAACAGAACTCTTTTCCATGGTTTCTGGCGACTATGCCGGAGCAGCAGGCTACGAAACGGAGGCGGATCTGGGCCTCGGCTGCGGCATGCCGACCCGTTTTGCTGATATACAGAGTGGAGATACGGTGGTGGATCTTGGGTCGGGAGCCGGCAACGATGCCTTTCTCGCCCTGGCCGAAACGGGACCCCAGGGAAGAGTAATCGGAGTCGATATGACTCCGGCCATGGTTGATAAAGCCAACGAACTTGCCGGTAAGCGGGGAATCAGAAATGTCGAGTTTATTCTTGGCGAAATTGAGGCTATTCCCCTGTCCGACGAAACAGCCCACTGGGTCCTGAGTAACTGTGTTTTAAATCTTGTACCGGATAAAACGCAGGCTTTCGCCGAAATCCGGCGCATTTTAAAGGTCGGCGGCCGCTTTTCCATTTCCGACATTGTGGTTGAAGGCCTCCTGCCGGAGGAAATTCAACGCTCCGCTGAACTTTACGCCGGCTGCATTGCCGGAGCATTCCCAAAAAATGAATACCTGGAGATAATAAAAAAGACCGGGTTTGCGGATATCCATATCAAGGCGGAGCGGGTCATCGAAATTCCCGACGAGGTCCTCTTGTCAAATGCCGACATGGAGACCCTGCGTGCCTTTAAAAAGTCCGAATCACGGCTGCTCAGTATTACAGTTAATGCTCTACGGAAAGAGTAA